The segment TCAATGgactttgaagaaaatttttttgcgcaaacttTGCCTTAATTGACCGagaaaatagttgaaaaaactccgaatttctaatttttgcgggttttgcgggcgttcgaaagtcaaaatctgggaattttgagtactttgtaactttgctcaggatggttctagaacaaaaattaaaaaaccgtttaactcgtctcaacatggcaaacaacttttatattgacctcaaagtggtaggtcaaaggtcaaggtcataaaattgattttttatttaaaactcgaatttgaaattgaatatactgaaattttttattttttccatagccattttgtagagtacagaaagtttagttaaaaacattaaaatttggattggagtttttcttcgttttattaaaaaaaatggaaattttgaaaaaccttgtttttcgaggttgttaaaaaacgatgatcgactaaatctcgacttctaatcatctgattttgaaaaaccgtataccgttagactcgtctcgacgtcccaaagtgcactaaaggggtacgAGACCCActaacccccaacccccatttaaccccctcaataacgggaaatttagcattttttcgtctgTTTCAACACATtggcacgacgttgacgagtaattgccCTCTTTAAACccattcagttacttagttcacttaaAAACTAGTCAAACGGTACATATTTTtcgtaaataggaccaccacaacccgagattcgggtgcacaaagcttttttttatcaagacgCGATGCAATAATATGCTCGATGATCGCCCAAATCTcaacttctaatcatctgattttgaaaaaccgcataccgttagactcgtcttgacgtACCCAAGTGCAATAAAGGGGTATGGGACcaaccaacccccaacccccttttaaccccctcaataacgggaaatttagcattttttgtccgtttcaacaccttggaacgacgttgacgagtaattgccctcttcaaaccaattcagttacttagttcattCAAAGACTAGTCAAACAgtacgtattttttgtaaataggaccactaaaacccgagattcgggtgGCACAAAGTTCCAGAGGtagaaaaaaagcagaaattggGGTTGGTGGGGTAGGTGGGGTAGGTGACCACCCCCAAAACCCGTTGGctgtctaggggaggttgagacgagccAAACggtgttcaatttttgcaattctgatggctcaaacccgagatttggtgatgcgttttatttgataaaagagGTTAGTTGCGACACAATTTATCAGAGTGCTTCATGGATAATGCACGAAAACTTTGCAattcatttttgataatttattgtcaaCAGATGCCGCAACCTCAAATTGCAAtcgctattttaatttaagagacgAAAAAAGACGCGTTCCAGAGTCtcgtattttttgctcaagtcAAAAATCGACAGATTTCTTTCTTATATtggttatttaattcattaaataccGGTCGTATTATGTAGTTAAATCGGTTGGCATTAGTTCTGTGTCGTGGAAATCGGTTTATCAGCTTcgctttctattttaattttgaaatttgatcgaTTGATTTGCTGGCTCTCGTGCATGCTGGCAGAGAAATGTGCCATTTCTCCGTTTCTGTTGCATGTATCAAGTcgaatcattttttgaaatgagcGGCATTCagtctcaaatttaatgtctGGAGTCGTTAAACCGGTTAGTTTTAGGTAATgtcagcaaacaaataaaacctcCTCCtgtaaaatcgtgaaaagtGCAGGTTTACCTTTTGTTCGCTGACGCAGAATGCATATGTACCATTTGTTCGCTGACGCACAAtgcatatttactttttttccggACGCGTAACGATATGTACTATAAAAAGTTAGACGTTAGTTGGTGTACAATTTCCCGCACCGCCGTTTTGATAGTTTCTTCTCTTTTGCTATAGATGGCAGCACAAAACGAGCAATCCAGACCCAGACTAGTGGCCGAGCaatgaattgaaatgaatgaatggcTGCTTCTATTTACATCGTGATTTTGGTCacaatttaagtgaaaaatagcGTAACACTTACccttattattttctgcattATAAGTATTTTCCGACTGGTTGATTCCAAGAGTTGAAGTAAAATGCTTAGCGTAGCGCTTGCAAGGTAAGTGACTTTAAAcagttaatttgtttgtttctcacgaaatgaaaaaatttcaatcttaagtagtttttttaacaattccatattttacagtgtttttaattatcaattttttatttccagattATCTCTTAGTGTACCAAAACTTGCGCCATCATTGACAACGCAATGCCGCAGCATTTTCATTCAAAGCAacccaaaattatttagatcAACTCCGTGTTTGATGTAAGAAATAATGATTCAAATCTgttaacaaaagaaaacatatcctattattttctaatttcaggGCCGAACCactgaaaaagaagaagagaaTCGACCCTGCCGTTCTCAGAGCCAGAGAGGAgcgaaagaaaaagaaaattgaaaagcagatTCGCAGACTCGAGAAGAATTCTCGTCAGCTGAAGCCAATTGATGAGCTGGAAATTCCCCCAGCAGTGTATGACACTTTAAAGTGCGTACAAATTGCTACTCTTTGGATTTTGACTAACGCACATTCTGCAGACAGAGGGCGAGAAAACCAACAATCATTAGTCACGAAGAAATGGAGGAGAGGGCACTTTTACTCAAGGAATGGTCGCGGTACAAGATGAAAGAGAGGATGAATGATGTTCAGCTGTTAGACAAAATGATTCTATCCCAACAAAAGGCTATGGACGAGCTTCGCCTGGAATCGGAAGAACTTTACCAAGAAGCCCTAGCGGTAAACATTGGAGCAGTACAGTAATAAGAACTTTTCTTAGTAATTTTCTTCCGCAGATGGACCTGAATGTGATGCCCTTCACGATTAAAGGCCCCGTACACACCCCTCCCATTGTCAACTATGATAGTCCTGATGGCGAATACACAGACATAACCAAAGATTGGTTCCAGCCCCTCTTCGTAAAGCAatagatattttattctgcCTTCAATTAAAAGTCACTCGTTATGTACGAAAAGGATTCAAACCATTTTATTCTATCCAAAAAATCCACTTGGGCTTAATGTAATAGTGAGAAATCACAAGAAATCAATCACAAATCTAGCCTAATTAAAGCATTGATGCTTCATTAGTGCAGatacacaaaaatataatactcaTTTCGTTGGGAACATATAAGCAATGATTGTATTTACACCTGCGGAATAATAAATGCAGAGAGTCGATGTCTGATGTGGAGACAGAAGTGAGGGATCGCAGCTGGCTGACAAAGACTAGTCGAATCTGATTTCCTTCTTGCAAATGGCACAGTTGTCCGAGTACTTGAGACACATCCTCAAACAGTCACCGTGGAAAATGTGGTGGCATGGTGTGATCCTGGCCTTGGTCATTGGGCACAGGCAAATTGCGCACACGTCGTCAGCCCAATCGTCCATTTCTTCCTTTGTTGCGGACCTGAAACGAACATAACTTAGAATTGTATGGTTTTGTGCTTCCATATTTCTCAGTACCTGAACCTCTTGAGCACCTTCCGCTCTTTAAGAAGCGTTCTGAGTCCATTTTCGGACATCTCTCTGCATCTGAGGTAAACGTTGAAGTACATGGTTATGACGAAGAGTTTGTAGTGTCCATGAATGAGAAGCGGCACAGCCATGATGAACGACATAGAGGCGGCGATTGCTTTTAGAATGACAGGAGCGTAGAGCAACTCCAACGAGTCAAGACACTCAAACTGCATCCGCAGAAGGAAAGAGGGAAACATGTCAACGAACGCCtgcaatttgtaaataaactgTTAAAAAAGGTTATactaattttcaatgcaataCAAGGGATAATATATTTCAgggtattttttgtttgctgcttAAATATCCAAATAGCTAAAAatagttgccctgctgatctgaaatgaataatttctgaatctaaaaatatataccaGGCATTTTTGTTCGAcggttaaaattttagaggtctcagccacgCAAATTTAAgcggcgcggctggctgaaccAGCTGCATGCGGATTTTGGCCCAGCGGCGGCTGAGAATTTTTGCCGTCGGCTGGCGCGgctaaaaaactttttaaagtaAAGTTTGATAGTGTTTATAACGGTTGAAGGGCTGGAgaccaaatttttcttttgcatttatcgatttttttcgactttttgaCCTGCGGATGGCGTGGCtagtacatatatatatatatatatatatatatatatatatatatatatatatatatatatatatatatatatatatatatatatatatatatatatatatatatatatatatatatatatatatatatatatatatatatatatattgaccAATTCTCTGCGGctgaattgataaaaaatccgGCTGACGCGACCTGGATGAGacctctaattaatttaaaaattgactataTACCCATACTAAATTTTTAGTGTGATGTGGAACCCTTTataatgcaacaaaaattatactttcaaaaataaatgcaaattgtagCAATAAGAAATATcagaaatgaataattaatcatctCTGACCAGAATAGcagctaaaattgaaaattttggaaaaaataatttcgcaaGTTCTTAGTTTGTTTCAAGttctccaaaatatttttcaattttctaaaggaaattttccttaaacacaactatttaaaaataatatagttttatccattaaatttaatagaaaaattttgttcatccATTTTGCTACGTTTTATGTTATAGAAATACGCACATTGAATATAGCTTAAGTTTAATcctttcaaatataaattttggatcCAAACAAGGGTCGCCTGGTTTGACCCGAAATAATGAATTTGTGTTGCGATTCCGAGCTCGCTTTAAAATTACtgctgttgaaaatatttgcatttgtcGTCCTTGCGATaggaaaagaaacaaactGCTTGAATATTAAAAGCTTACTTTTTCGGTGGCCATGTAATAGATCCAGGTAATAATGGTGTAGACAGCAGTGGGCTTGTAGTGTTCCAGTCCTTGTCCGAGCCCTAACAACAGCAGCATGAAGACGACGGTGATGATAAAAGTGACCGCCTTGGTCCACTCGAGCAGGATCTTGGTCGTGGACATGGCTAGGTGTCGAATGT is part of the Cloeon dipterum chromosome 1, ieCloDipt1.1, whole genome shotgun sequence genome and harbors:
- the mRpL40 gene encoding large ribosomal subunit protein mL40, with protein sequence MLSVALARLSLSVPKLAPSLTTQCRSIFIQSNPKLFRSTPCLMAEPLKKKKRIDPAVLRAREERKKKKIEKQIRRLEKNSRQLKPIDELEIPPAVYDTLKQRARKPTIISHEEMEERALLLKEWSRYKMKERMNDVQLLDKMILSQQKAMDELRLESEELYQEALAMDLNVMPFTIKGPVHTPPIVNYDSPDGEYTDITKDWFQPLFVKQ
- the LOC135948510 gene encoding E3 ubiquitin-protein ligase RNF139-like translates to MGMISRVRARLQNVSALSSFNGKEDPRLRDERTAHSVCLLSVILLLPYLVRNHASSLLVSTATNLVYSGLVLPIVVSAHYKYPLSGLGSISSAIKECCVAVTSPLYYIARGMYRPIDRAEQAYIKMTNIAVLMSQILFFMLCDRVLVENQHVTALYSVMFYNVIAYCISYLRELIEKEDWSPWINITKTSNIRHLAMSTTKILLEWTKAVTFIITVVFMLLLLGLGQGLEHYKPTAVYTIITWIYYMATEKAFVDMFPSFLLRMQFECLDSLELLYAPVILKAIAASMSFIMAVPLLIHGHYKLFVITMYFNVYLRCREMSENGLRTLLKERKVLKRFRSATKEEMDDWADDVCAICLCPMTKARITPCHHIFHGDCLRMCLKYSDNCAICKKEIRFD